In one Mucilaginibacter ginsenosidivorax genomic region, the following are encoded:
- a CDS encoding glycosyltransferase family protein, translated as MMDWLKRNGIHFAVAGVFLVLCFLYFSPAFQGKTLGQGDVLGAQSTQKEIMDYRARDTTILWTNQIFGGMPAYQIWAPYSANIATHIIAVIGYAVPNPVGMVLVFLFGTYFLFNVLKLNPWLAAAGAVAFTFTSYNMILLAAGHTNQAFAIAFFAPIIASIILALRGRYLLGASLLALFLSIEIKVNHLQMTYYLMLAILILLGIELYHAIKNKTTASFLKSLGYLLAASLLAFAVNASTLWSTYEYGKDSYRGKSNLSNSTKEPQNGLAKDYIYQYSQGVAECLTFLVPNASGGASGPELIDQNSETVKVFTDKGEQPGQALNYAQQISSFPGLSLYWGEKRPGTSGPYYFGASICLLFVFGLIIVKSRLKWWLLGTVVLTMLLSFGGNWPYVSDIFLKYFPLYNKFRAVESILAVAGLCFPVLAFLAIQEVIVAADKKALVKKLLLALYITGGLVLIMILVPELLLSFRPSDQLSGVASLTQALKGDAAMANAFANAVVKDRASLERADAIRSLVFVLVTFGIVWALIRQKLSLATVSLLLFAVVLVDLWQVDKRYLKDDNFTDKQESAVPQRPVDIEIAKDTDPDFRVYDATAAIKQDVQNPFFHKTLGGYSAARMKRYDELIDNQFIRGANPAVLNMLNAKYVIIPDSSKQGQVLLPNPDACGNAWFIKNIKYVDGADAEMKALSSFSPKNEAVADKSYQSIAGKIPAGDTASTIKLVAYNPDHMVYKSASKTGGVAVFSEVYYDKGWKMLIDGVEKPYFRADYLLRAAQIPAGEHKVEFVFHPASYYFGEDISMAGSVLLVLLLGGAVFGDEIKKMMGKKSA; from the coding sequence ATGATGGATTGGCTGAAGCGTAACGGGATACATTTTGCCGTTGCGGGTGTTTTTTTGGTACTGTGCTTTTTATATTTTTCGCCTGCATTTCAGGGAAAAACATTGGGGCAGGGCGACGTGCTTGGCGCGCAATCGACCCAGAAGGAGATAATGGACTATCGCGCCCGCGATACCACCATTTTATGGACGAACCAGATATTTGGCGGCATGCCCGCATACCAAATCTGGGCGCCTTACAGCGCCAACATTGCTACACATATTATAGCCGTTATTGGTTACGCCGTACCTAACCCGGTTGGCATGGTGTTAGTGTTTTTGTTTGGTACCTACTTTTTATTCAATGTGTTAAAGCTTAATCCCTGGCTGGCAGCGGCCGGAGCCGTGGCTTTTACGTTTACCAGCTATAATATGATATTGCTGGCGGCCGGCCATACCAACCAGGCTTTTGCTATCGCTTTTTTCGCGCCTATAATAGCCAGCATTATACTGGCATTACGGGGGCGGTATCTGTTGGGGGCATCTTTGCTTGCTTTGTTTTTGTCTATCGAAATTAAGGTGAACCACTTGCAAATGACCTATTATCTAATGCTGGCTATTTTAATTTTATTGGGTATCGAGCTGTATCACGCTATTAAAAATAAAACTACGGCGTCGTTCCTGAAATCATTAGGGTATTTATTGGCCGCATCGCTATTGGCCTTCGCAGTAAATGCTTCAACCTTATGGAGCACTTATGAATACGGCAAGGATAGCTATCGTGGAAAGTCAAATCTAAGTAACAGCACCAAAGAGCCGCAAAATGGCCTGGCTAAAGATTATATTTATCAATACAGCCAGGGCGTTGCCGAATGCCTTACCTTTTTGGTGCCAAACGCTTCGGGTGGTGCATCGGGCCCGGAATTGATTGATCAAAATTCAGAAACCGTTAAAGTATTCACAGATAAAGGCGAGCAACCCGGGCAGGCTTTAAATTATGCTCAGCAAATTTCGTCGTTCCCTGGCCTGTCACTTTACTGGGGCGAAAAGCGGCCGGGTACCAGCGGTCCGTATTATTTTGGTGCAAGTATTTGTCTCTTGTTTGTTTTTGGCCTTATCATAGTTAAAAGCCGTTTAAAATGGTGGCTGCTGGGTACGGTGGTATTAACCATGCTGTTGTCATTTGGCGGCAACTGGCCATATGTGTCTGATATATTTCTGAAGTATTTTCCGCTATACAATAAGTTCCGCGCGGTTGAATCTATTTTGGCGGTGGCCGGGCTTTGTTTCCCCGTGCTGGCCTTCCTGGCCATACAGGAGGTTATTGTTGCTGCCGATAAAAAGGCGCTGGTTAAAAAGCTATTGCTTGCCTTGTATATAACCGGTGGGCTGGTACTGATAATGATCCTGGTACCCGAGTTACTGCTGAGTTTCAGGCCAAGCGACCAGCTAAGCGGCGTTGCCAGTTTAACACAGGCCCTAAAAGGCGACGCAGCAATGGCCAATGCCTTTGCCAATGCGGTAGTTAAAGACCGGGCAAGCCTTGAGCGTGCCGACGCTATTCGTTCGCTGGTGTTTGTGCTGGTTACTTTTGGTATTGTTTGGGCGCTTATCAGGCAAAAACTGAGCCTCGCAACGGTTTCTTTGCTATTGTTCGCCGTAGTATTAGTTGATCTTTGGCAGGTAGATAAGCGCTATTTAAAGGATGATAATTTTACCGACAAACAGGAATCAGCAGTACCACAAAGACCTGTTGACATTGAGATAGCTAAAGATACGGACCCCGATTTTAGAGTATACGATGCTACTGCGGCTATAAAACAAGATGTGCAGAACCCGTTTTTCCATAAAACTTTAGGTGGCTACTCGGCCGCCCGAATGAAGCGATACGATGAACTGATAGATAACCAATTTATTAGGGGAGCAAACCCGGCTGTGCTGAATATGCTGAATGCCAAATACGTCATCATACCCGATTCATCCAAACAAGGCCAGGTATTATTGCCCAACCCTGATGCATGTGGTAATGCCTGGTTTATAAAAAATATAAAATATGTGGATGGCGCTGATGCCGAAATGAAGGCACTTAGCAGCTTTTCGCCAAAAAATGAGGCTGTGGCTGATAAAAGCTACCAAAGCATAGCCGGTAAAATACCGGCGGGTGATACCGCATCTACTATAAAATTGGTTGCCTATAATCCCGATCATATGGTATATAAATCGGCGTCAAAAACGGGCGGCGTAGCGGTGTTTTCCGAGGTGTATTACGATAAAGGCTGGAAAATGCTGATAGATGGGGTAGAGAAACCATATTTCCGCGCTGATTATTTATTAAGGGCAGCTCAAATCCCGGCAGGCGAACATAAGGTGGAGTTTGTGTTTCACCCGGCTTCGTATTATTTCGGGGAGGATATTTCTATGGCTGGCTCGGTGTTGCTGGTGCTATTGTTGGGTGGGGCTGTTTTTGGGGATGAGATAAAGAAAATGATGGGAAAGAAAAGCGCGTAA
- a CDS encoding glycoside hydrolase family 2 protein, which produces MTKNQSKQLLLSLLFNLFCCSVLFAQEAILPTAWTKTAMDAPIPFPEYPRPQLQRNDWMCLNGQWDYQGGKNVQDALAPEKPLSFAGEVNKIRVPYCPESVLSGIQRKQEINMWYRRSFEVPAGWKNKQVIIHFDAVAHNATLFVNGHKVGAHAGSYDAFSFNITPFLTTGKNTLVVAAYDLNDGRVPSGKSGPRGDYTFCSGIWQTVWLEPVNKNYINNIRLLPDLANNRLKVEVNTRASGKLTAVALDGGKVVSQAESAGDTYFYLPIKSPKLWSPDDPFLYDLKISLKNADGSVADEVKSYFGMRDIKLSKVNGFIRPLVNGKFIMQLGLLDQGYWPDGVLTAPTEEALKFDISFAKNAGFNLIRKHMKTEPQRFYYWADKMGLFVWQDMPAIWYQNEDTLKTRKEFRKELKAIIDDHYNSPSIITWVPFNENWGAFDVKNITNWVKQYDPSRLVNGNSGFNNNPSYQKAYGDPGNGDYVDTHIYVGPYGASVPDDHRAASLGEFGGVGLFVRNHMWPVENNAYDYEPTKARLTDRYVFLLDEVEQLMRYKGLSVAIYTQTTDVEHEVNGILTYNRAVEKMELNRVKAVNEAVIKESYKITP; this is translated from the coding sequence ATGACTAAAAACCAAAGTAAACAGCTCTTGCTATCCTTGCTTTTTAACCTTTTTTGTTGTTCTGTTTTATTTGCCCAGGAGGCAATATTGCCCACAGCCTGGACAAAAACCGCTATGGATGCCCCAATTCCGTTTCCCGAATATCCAAGGCCGCAATTGCAGCGCAACGATTGGATGTGCCTTAATGGCCAATGGGATTACCAGGGCGGAAAAAATGTGCAGGATGCGCTCGCTCCCGAAAAACCATTGTCATTTGCCGGCGAAGTAAATAAAATCCGTGTTCCTTACTGTCCGGAATCGGTATTGTCCGGCATTCAGCGTAAGCAGGAAATTAATATGTGGTACCGCCGTAGTTTTGAGGTGCCTGCCGGCTGGAAAAATAAACAGGTAATTATTCATTTTGATGCCGTAGCGCATAACGCCACTTTATTTGTAAACGGACATAAGGTGGGAGCACATGCCGGTAGCTATGATGCTTTTAGCTTTAACATTACGCCTTTTTTAACAACGGGTAAAAATACATTGGTTGTGGCGGCGTATGACTTAAACGATGGCCGCGTACCATCAGGAAAAAGCGGGCCACGTGGCGATTATACCTTCTGCTCGGGCATTTGGCAAACCGTTTGGTTAGAACCGGTTAACAAAAACTACATTAATAACATTCGTTTACTGCCCGATTTGGCAAATAACCGGCTAAAAGTTGAGGTAAATACACGGGCGAGCGGAAAATTAACTGCCGTGGCACTTGATGGCGGCAAAGTAGTTTCGCAAGCAGAATCAGCCGGTGATACTTACTTTTACCTACCCATTAAATCGCCCAAACTGTGGTCGCCAGACGATCCATTTTTATATGACTTGAAGATCAGCCTGAAAAATGCCGATGGCAGCGTTGCTGACGAAGTTAAAAGCTACTTCGGCATGCGCGATATAAAATTGAGTAAGGTTAACGGCTTTATCCGCCCTTTGGTTAATGGCAAGTTTATCATGCAGCTTGGCCTGCTCGATCAGGGTTATTGGCCCGATGGGGTTTTAACGGCACCTACAGAGGAGGCGCTTAAATTTGATATTAGCTTTGCCAAAAATGCGGGTTTCAACCTTATTCGCAAACATATGAAAACCGAGCCTCAACGGTTTTATTACTGGGCAGATAAAATGGGCTTGTTTGTTTGGCAGGATATGCCGGCCATCTGGTATCAAAATGAAGATACCCTTAAAACCCGCAAGGAATTCCGTAAGGAATTGAAAGCAATTATAGACGATCATTATAATTCGCCGTCCATCATTACCTGGGTGCCTTTTAATGAAAACTGGGGTGCGTTTGACGTTAAAAACATAACCAATTGGGTTAAACAGTACGACCCATCCAGGCTGGTAAACGGCAATTCGGGCTTTAATAATAACCCGTCGTATCAGAAAGCTTATGGCGACCCCGGTAATGGCGATTATGTAGATACCCATATCTATGTAGGCCCGTACGGCGCCTCGGTACCCGACGATCATCGTGCGGCATCGTTGGGCGAATTTGGCGGCGTTGGCCTGTTTGTCCGCAACCATATGTGGCCGGTAGAAAACAATGCTTATGATTATGAGCCAACAAAAGCACGCCTTACCGACAGGTATGTGTTTTTACTTGACGAAGTTGAACAGCTGATGAGATACAAAGGTTTAAGTGTTGCCATTTATACCCAAACCACCGATGTTGAACATGAAGTGAATGGTATATTAACCTACAATCGCGCGGTTGAAAAGATGGAGCTAAACAGGGTAAAAGCCGTAAATGAGGCCGTTATTAAGGAAAGTTATAAAATTACTCCATGA
- a CDS encoding dipeptidase: MQHIKQYVDEHRQRLLDELFALLRFPSVSADPKYKADVLNTADHVAQKLRDAGADNVEVCQTAGYPIVYGEKIIDAAKPTVLVYGHYDVQPADPIELWHTPPFEPTVRDGKIYARGACDDKGQFYMHVKAFELMMQTDTLPCNIKFMIEGEEEVGSSNLSIFVKANKDKLKADVVLISDTSMISMEHPSLETGLRGLSYVEVEVTGPNRDLHSGVYGGAVANPITILSKMIAAMHDENNHITIPGFYDEVIELTPAERTALNNAPYDEAEYKKDLDVVELWGEKGYSTFERTGTRPTLEVNGIWGGYIGEGAKTVLPSKAHAKISMRLVPNQTFEQITQLFTKHFLSIAPANVKVKITPHHGGEPVVTPTDSIAYKAAQKAIAESFGKEPIPTRGGGSIPIVALFEAELGLKTVLMGFGLDSDALHSPNEKYDIFNYYKGIETIPLFHKYFAELSGF; this comes from the coding sequence ATGCAGCACATAAAGCAATATGTTGATGAGCACAGGCAACGTTTACTCGACGAATTATTTGCCCTTTTGCGTTTTCCTTCGGTGAGTGCCGATCCCAAATACAAAGCCGACGTTTTAAATACTGCCGACCACGTGGCCCAAAAACTACGCGACGCCGGCGCCGATAATGTAGAGGTATGCCAAACAGCGGGCTATCCGATTGTTTACGGCGAAAAGATAATTGATGCTGCTAAACCAACGGTGCTGGTTTATGGGCATTATGATGTACAGCCAGCCGATCCTATCGAGCTATGGCACACACCTCCGTTTGAGCCCACCGTGCGCGATGGTAAAATTTATGCCCGCGGTGCCTGCGATGATAAAGGCCAGTTTTACATGCATGTAAAGGCATTTGAGCTGATGATGCAAACAGATACATTGCCCTGCAATATTAAGTTTATGATTGAGGGCGAAGAAGAGGTTGGCTCATCAAACCTATCCATATTTGTTAAGGCCAATAAAGATAAATTGAAAGCTGATGTGGTGCTGATATCAGATACATCTATGATCAGCATGGAGCACCCATCTTTAGAGACCGGCCTGCGCGGCTTATCGTACGTGGAGGTGGAAGTAACCGGCCCTAACCGCGATTTGCATTCCGGCGTTTATGGTGGTGCAGTGGCCAACCCGATTACTATCCTGAGTAAAATGATTGCCGCGATGCATGATGAAAATAACCATATCACTATCCCCGGCTTTTACGATGAGGTAATTGAATTAACTCCGGCCGAGCGTACCGCCCTTAACAACGCACCTTATGATGAGGCTGAGTACAAAAAAGATCTTGATGTTGTTGAACTTTGGGGCGAAAAAGGCTATTCAACATTTGAGCGTACCGGTACCCGCCCAACTTTAGAGGTTAACGGCATTTGGGGTGGCTACATTGGCGAGGGCGCCAAAACGGTATTGCCATCAAAGGCCCACGCCAAAATATCCATGCGCCTGGTACCCAACCAAACATTTGAGCAAATTACCCAACTGTTTACCAAACATTTCCTGAGCATAGCCCCGGCCAACGTTAAGGTAAAAATAACGCCCCACCATGGCGGCGAACCTGTAGTAACGCCAACTGATAGCATAGCCTACAAAGCCGCCCAAAAAGCCATCGCTGAGTCATTTGGCAAAGAACCCATACCAACACGCGGCGGCGGTAGCATCCCGATTGTGGCCCTGTTTGAAGCCGAACTTGGCCTTAAAACAGTGTTGATGGGCTTTGGTTTGGATAGCGACGCCCTGCACTCACCCAACGAGAAATACGATATTTTTAACTACTATAAAGGGATTGAAACTATCCCGCTGTTCCATAAGTATTTTGCCGAACTAAGCGGTTTTTAG
- a CDS encoding tetratricopeptide repeat protein: MKRTIVFLLYFFTAFALYAKDLDGDAKADTSEIIRINKQALANRLTDPEQTVIDATKAMDLSRKLNYNNGIAEAYRVLGLANYYLDQPEKSFENYLSAATFFAKAGNLGGEAKVYNNMGNLYRDHDANKSLDYFFKSLAIANKINNIDLIASLNLNLGNVYTRKNSYSQALKYYNNSQAIFRSLKDSVNLVQCAQNIGVVYFKLGQFDKALAMLLEANANAKRQDLNESIASIDLTLASLYMNQKKFDDAEKIVNEGINYTRLVKDPKLEYDYKHTSYELEYNRKDYAKAMFYLREIYKVDSATFKTNTSVQMKLIEATRKQEEQVKENERIAERQAYDRTKFWAVTIVAGLLLIVIGLLFGNVKRKAKTNAQLTLLNGEVSRQKDNLDRINHHLEEIIDERTKDLQIKNRKLSEHSSYLSHQIRGPIATLRGLINLEREGLVDEKECITMMDKCVSEIDEKIIEMSDMLHGPARA; this comes from the coding sequence ATGAAAAGAACCATCGTATTTCTTTTATATTTTTTTACCGCTTTTGCCTTATACGCAAAGGATCTTGATGGAGATGCAAAGGCCGATACCAGTGAAATTATCCGCATAAATAAACAAGCCCTGGCCAACCGCTTAACCGATCCCGAGCAAACAGTTATCGACGCTACAAAGGCTATGGACCTGTCGCGTAAATTAAACTACAACAACGGCATAGCCGAGGCATACCGCGTTTTGGGCCTTGCCAACTATTACCTGGACCAGCCAGAAAAATCATTCGAAAATTATTTGAGTGCCGCTACATTTTTTGCCAAAGCCGGCAACCTGGGCGGCGAAGCCAAGGTATATAATAACATGGGCAACCTTTACCGCGACCATGATGCCAATAAATCGCTTGATTATTTTTTTAAATCGCTGGCTATCGCCAACAAAATAAACAATATAGATTTAATTGCTTCGCTAAACCTCAACTTAGGCAACGTTTATACCCGCAAAAACAGCTATAGCCAGGCTTTAAAATATTACAACAACAGCCAGGCAATTTTCAGGTCGCTCAAAGACTCGGTAAACCTGGTACAGTGTGCGCAGAATATTGGTGTGGTTTATTTTAAACTTGGGCAATTTGACAAAGCGCTGGCCATGCTGCTGGAAGCTAATGCAAATGCTAAACGACAGGATTTGAACGAATCAATTGCCAGTATTGATTTAACACTGGCATCGTTGTACATGAACCAGAAAAAATTTGATGATGCCGAAAAAATAGTAAACGAGGGAATAAACTATACCCGGCTGGTAAAAGACCCTAAACTGGAATACGATTATAAACATACCAGCTACGAGTTGGAATATAATCGTAAAGATTACGCCAAGGCCATGTTTTACCTGCGCGAAATTTATAAAGTGGATAGCGCCACTTTTAAAACCAACACATCGGTACAAATGAAACTGATTGAGGCCACCAGAAAGCAGGAGGAACAAGTAAAAGAGAACGAACGGATTGCCGAACGACAGGCATATGACCGTACCAAGTTTTGGGCCGTAACAATAGTTGCAGGCCTTTTGCTTATTGTAATAGGGCTGCTGTTTGGCAACGTAAAACGAAAGGCAAAAACCAATGCCCAGCTTACCCTGCTTAACGGCGAAGTATCAAGGCAAAAGGATAACCTCGATAGAATAAACCACCATCTTGAAGAGATTATAGATGAGCGCACAAAAGACCTCCAGATAAAAAACCGAAAACTATCCGAACACTCCTCTTACCTCTCGCACCAGATTCGCGGGCCGATAGCAACCTTGCGCGGCTTGATTAACCTGGAAAGAGAAGGCCTTGTTGACGAAAAAGAATGCATCACCATGATGGATAAATGTGTATCTGAAATTGATGAAAAGATTATCGAGATGAGCGATATGCTACACGGGCCGGCAAGGGCCTGA
- a CDS encoding helix-turn-helix domain-containing protein, whose translation MSEITKKKTNKFVGKNIRTLRHQHGWSQEDVANRLGISIPAFSKIETGVTDINLSRLEQIANIFELNVVNLLALDAEEIDLTPSNLSVAQKKLVDREAEIANLQRKVILLYEELRNKSAVAV comes from the coding sequence ATGAGCGAGATTACAAAAAAGAAGACAAATAAGTTTGTCGGCAAAAACATTCGTACCCTACGCCACCAGCATGGTTGGAGTCAGGAAGATGTAGCAAACCGGTTAGGTATTTCTATCCCGGCGTTTTCAAAAATAGAAACAGGTGTCACGGATATCAACTTATCGCGTCTTGAACAAATTGCAAATATATTTGAACTGAATGTGGTAAACCTGCTTGCACTTGATGCAGAAGAAATTGACCTTACCCCATCAAACCTCAGCGTAGCTCAAAAAAAACTTGTTGATCGTGAAGCGGAGATTGCCAACCTGCAACGTAAGGTAATATTGCTTTATGAAGAACTGCGCAATAAAAGCGCGGTGGCCGTATAA
- a CDS encoding ATP-dependent helicase: protein MDYLQGLNPEQRAAVEQTDGPVMIIAGAGSGKTRVITYRVAHLIRKGVDSFNILVLTFTNKAAREMRERITHVVGPEAKNIWMGTFHSVFAKILRVEAEKIGYPSNFTIYDTDDSKSVLRAIIKELNLDDKLYAVNFVLNRISASKNNLISFREYNKNEQIQADDTATGRGQLGKIYELYATRCFRAGAMDFDDLLYKTNELLKLHPDVLNKYQHKFKYLMVDEYQDTNFSQYLIVKKLAAVNENLCVVGDDAQSIYAFRGANIQNILNFEKDYPDLKVFKLEQNYRSTQNIVNVANSIISNNKEQLKKNVFSEKEAGDKIKIMRAFSDNEEGKMVAESIMEDRSRLGKNWNNFAILYRTNAQSRSMEEALRKLGIPYKIYGGLSFYQRKEIKDLISYFRLTFNPNDEEALKRVINYPKRGIGDTSVDRIIVSADAHQVTPWEVIAEPAKYYDGKPPSTLAAFATMIQSFQVLAKTKSAYESALYIAQHSGLLKDLYEDKSVEGLNRYENIQELLNGIKEFSEREDIEEKGLDIFMQDIALLTNDDKDKDKDADTVSLMTIHSSKGLEFSQVNVVGLEENLFPSQMSLNSRSDLEEERRLFYVAVTRAESKLTISYATSRFKFGTLISCEPSRFLDEIDAKYLELDYSAKTTTSNNPFFDDERKAWTGGGNKQADAFSKPKPATSAPIKTTSILAKAHVVSAGFKPSDTSNLQVGMEVEHERFGFGKVLSLEGNKPDVKATIFFKEIGQKQLLLKFAKLYIINNIN, encoded by the coding sequence TTGGATTATTTACAGGGTTTAAACCCCGAACAAAGGGCAGCGGTAGAACAAACCGACGGACCGGTGATGATTATCGCTGGTGCCGGGTCGGGCAAAACAAGGGTGATCACATACCGGGTGGCGCATCTTATCCGCAAGGGTGTCGACTCATTTAATATACTGGTTTTAACATTTACCAACAAAGCCGCCCGCGAAATGCGCGAGCGTATTACGCATGTAGTTGGCCCCGAGGCCAAAAACATCTGGATGGGTACCTTTCACTCGGTATTTGCCAAAATTTTGCGCGTGGAGGCCGAAAAGATTGGTTACCCCAGCAACTTTACCATTTACGATACCGATGACAGCAAAAGTGTATTGCGCGCTATTATTAAGGAACTTAACCTTGATGATAAATTATACGCGGTAAACTTTGTGCTTAACCGTATTTCGGCATCAAAAAACAACCTGATATCTTTCAGGGAGTATAATAAAAACGAGCAGATACAGGCCGACGATACAGCTACAGGGCGTGGGCAGCTGGGCAAAATTTACGAGCTGTATGCTACCCGGTGCTTCCGTGCCGGAGCTATGGATTTTGACGATTTACTTTATAAAACCAACGAATTACTCAAACTGCACCCCGATGTGCTGAATAAATACCAGCACAAGTTTAAATACCTGATGGTGGATGAGTACCAGGATACCAACTTTTCGCAATACCTGATTGTGAAAAAACTGGCTGCAGTTAACGAGAATTTATGTGTTGTGGGCGATGACGCACAAAGTATTTACGCATTTCGCGGGGCAAATATTCAAAACATCCTGAATTTTGAAAAGGACTACCCGGATTTGAAGGTGTTTAAGCTGGAGCAAAACTACCGGTCGACCCAGAATATTGTGAATGTTGCCAACAGCATCATCAGCAATAACAAGGAGCAGCTTAAAAAGAATGTTTTCAGCGAAAAGGAAGCAGGCGATAAAATAAAGATCATGCGCGCCTTCAGCGATAATGAAGAGGGTAAAATGGTAGCCGAGTCGATTATGGAAGACAGGAGCCGCCTGGGCAAAAACTGGAATAACTTTGCCATCCTGTATCGCACAAACGCACAGTCGCGCTCGATGGAGGAGGCCCTGCGCAAGCTGGGTATTCCGTATAAAATTTATGGAGGCTTGTCATTCTATCAGCGAAAAGAGATTAAGGATTTAATTTCCTATTTCCGCCTGACGTTTAATCCAAATGACGAGGAAGCACTAAAACGTGTTATTAACTACCCCAAACGCGGTATAGGCGATACCAGTGTTGATAGGATAATTGTAAGTGCCGATGCCCACCAGGTAACCCCCTGGGAGGTAATTGCCGAACCGGCCAAATATTATGATGGTAAACCCCCATCAACCCTGGCGGCCTTTGCAACCATGATTCAAAGCTTCCAGGTGCTTGCTAAAACCAAATCGGCTTATGAGTCGGCTTTGTATATTGCGCAGCACTCAGGGCTTTTAAAAGACTTGTATGAGGATAAATCTGTAGAAGGGCTTAACCGTTACGAAAATATCCAGGAGCTGTTGAACGGGATCAAAGAGTTTAGCGAACGTGAAGACATCGAGGAGAAAGGCCTGGATATTTTCATGCAGGATATCGCCTTGCTTACCAATGATGATAAGGATAAAGATAAGGATGCCGATACCGTGTCGTTGATGACTATACACTCATCAAAAGGACTTGAGTTTTCGCAGGTAAACGTGGTCGGACTCGAGGAAAACCTTTTCCCATCTCAAATGTCGCTCAACTCGCGCAGTGACCTGGAAGAAGAACGCCGCTTGTTTTACGTGGCCGTAACGCGTGCCGAATCAAAGCTCACTATTAGCTATGCCACATCACGTTTTAAGTTTGGAACGCTTATTAGCTGCGAACCGAGCCGCTTTTTAGATGAAATAGATGCCAAATACCTTGAACTTGACTATAGCGCCAAAACAACAACCAGTAACAATCCATTTTTTGACGATGAGCGCAAGGCCTGGACAGGAGGGGGGAATAAGCAGGCCGATGCATTTTCGAAACCCAAGCCGGCAACATCGGCACCAATAAAAACAACATCGATATTGGCTAAGGCTCATGTGGTGTCGGCAGGCTTTAAACCGTCCGATACCTCAAACCTACAGGTAGGTATGGAAGTTGAACACGAACGTTTTGGCTTTGGCAAGGTACTTAGCCTGGAGGGTAACAAACCCGATGTTAAAGCAACCATTTTTTTTAAAGAAATTGGCCAAAAGCAACTGTTACTTAAATTTGCCAAGCTGTATATAATCAATAATATAAACTAA
- a CDS encoding dienelactone hydrolase family protein, which yields MSQINKDDIKQEVFDLYDDYAHNRLNRRDFVQRLSLYAVGGLTVPALMSFLMPDYQGNVQIKPDDPRLTTGYINYPSPKGGGTIKGLLSKPAEAKNKLGGVIVVHENRGLNPYIEDVGRRAALAGFISLAPDALTPLGGYPGNDDAGRALQSKRDKGEMEEDFIAAFNYLKNHKDCNGKVGVVGFCFGGGIANTMAVRVPDLAAAVPFYGAQPAVSDVPKINAPLMLHYASLDTRITEGWPAYEAALKENGKKYQAFIYQNVNHGFHNDTTPRYDKAAAELAWKRTIDFFGEQLK from the coding sequence ATGAGCCAGATAAACAAAGACGACATTAAACAGGAGGTGTTTGACCTGTATGATGATTATGCACACAACCGGCTTAACCGACGCGATTTTGTGCAAAGGTTATCGCTTTATGCCGTTGGCGGCTTAACTGTACCTGCCCTGATGAGTTTCCTGATGCCTGATTACCAGGGCAATGTGCAAATTAAGCCCGATGACCCACGTTTAACAACCGGATACATTAATTATCCATCGCCAAAAGGCGGCGGAACAATTAAAGGTTTGCTATCAAAGCCGGCAGAGGCCAAAAATAAACTGGGTGGAGTTATTGTAGTTCATGAAAACCGCGGCCTAAACCCGTATATTGAAGATGTAGGCCGAAGGGCGGCCCTGGCAGGCTTTATATCGCTGGCACCCGACGCACTTACACCGCTGGGCGGCTATCCGGGCAACGACGATGCCGGCCGTGCCCTGCAAAGCAAACGCGATAAGGGCGAAATGGAAGAAGACTTTATAGCAGCTTTCAATTACCTAAAAAACCATAAAGATTGTAACGGCAAGGTAGGTGTGGTAGGTTTTTGCTTCGGCGGAGGTATTGCCAATACCATGGCTGTACGCGTGCCCGATTTGGCAGCTGCCGTGCCTTTTTACGGTGCCCAGCCCGCTGTATCAGATGTACCTAAAATTAATGCCCCGCTGATGCTGCATTATGCATCGCTGGATACCAGGATTACCGAGGGCTGGCCCGCCTATGAGGCGGCGCTAAAAGAGAATGGCAAAAAGTACCAGGCATTTATTTACCAAAACGTAAACCACGGCTTTCATAACGACACCACACCCCGGTATGATAAAGCCGCCGCCGAACTGGCATGGAAACGTACGATTGATTTTTTTGGCGAACAGTTGAAATAA